The proteins below come from a single SAR324 cluster bacterium genomic window:
- a CDS encoding Rne/Rng family ribonuclease translates to MKDIIINYTPHETRVAIIEDGLLSEIHYERQKERGIVGNIYKGKVLKVLPGMEAAFVDIGEEKAAFLYVDDVLPEGAFSTDPEVAPSSKKEKKVIEDLLQEGQDVLVQVSKGPISTKGARITSHVSLPGRNLVHMPTTDTLGVSRQITDDKERGRLKEIVNRLRPDKAGFIIRTVAENRDEDDLRSDINYLVSLWATILKKFNELPAPALLHTDLDIIFRTIRDMLSREVRKFVVDNKNQFKDVQTFIKTYLPRYYSLLEYFTKNVPIFDHYGIESEIDRALGQKVWLKSGGYLIIDQTEALTAVDVNTGRFVGKESHEKTILKTNLEAAEELVYQLQLRNIGGIIIIDFIDMEVAQHRQMVYQALKDQLRHDKARSKILQISEMGLVEMTRKRDRENLSRYLCDPCPYCEGKGQIKSLSTVSYDIFREIYRSCKRRSRGSVVIFVNPDVYEYLQSEALNDIKQIEGDIGQTVSFKPLEELHQEQFELYEY, encoded by the coding sequence AACGACAAAAAGAACGTGGAATCGTAGGCAACATTTATAAGGGGAAAGTCCTCAAGGTGCTTCCGGGGATGGAAGCGGCATTTGTGGATATCGGCGAAGAAAAAGCCGCGTTTTTATATGTGGATGATGTGCTTCCGGAAGGGGCATTTTCCACTGATCCTGAGGTGGCACCATCGTCAAAAAAAGAAAAAAAAGTAATCGAGGACTTGCTTCAGGAAGGCCAGGATGTTCTGGTTCAGGTGTCCAAAGGACCCATCAGCACCAAAGGCGCACGCATCACCAGCCATGTTTCATTGCCGGGAAGAAATCTGGTGCATATGCCCACCACCGACACCCTTGGTGTCTCCCGTCAAATCACTGATGACAAGGAACGCGGACGGCTCAAGGAAATCGTCAACCGACTTAGGCCTGACAAAGCAGGATTCATCATCCGCACTGTTGCAGAAAACCGGGACGAGGATGATTTACGTTCTGACATCAATTATCTGGTGTCGTTGTGGGCGACAATTCTTAAAAAGTTCAATGAACTCCCGGCTCCGGCATTGCTTCACACCGATCTGGATATTATTTTCCGGACAATTCGGGATATGCTTTCCAGAGAAGTCCGCAAATTTGTGGTGGACAACAAAAACCAGTTCAAGGATGTCCAGACATTCATCAAAACCTATCTGCCACGTTACTATTCCCTGCTGGAATATTTCACCAAAAATGTGCCGATCTTTGATCACTATGGCATTGAATCAGAAATTGACCGGGCACTGGGGCAAAAAGTGTGGCTGAAATCCGGCGGATACCTGATCATTGACCAGACAGAAGCCTTGACAGCGGTTGATGTCAACACAGGACGTTTTGTTGGTAAGGAAAGCCATGAAAAAACTATCCTGAAAACCAATCTGGAAGCCGCCGAAGAACTGGTTTATCAGCTCCAATTGAGAAACATCGGCGGAATCATCATCATTGACTTTATTGACATGGAAGTGGCCCAGCACAGACAAATGGTCTATCAGGCACTGAAAGATCAGCTTCGTCATGACAAGGCCCGCAGCAAGATTCTTCAAATCAGCGAAATGGGTCTGGTTGAAATGACCCGGAAACGGGACCGTGAAAATCTGAGCCGGTATCTGTGTGATCCCTGTCCTTATTGTGAAGGAAAAGGCCAGATCAAATCACTCTCGACCGTCAGTTATGATATTTTCAGAGAAATCTACCGTAGTTGCAAACGGAGAAGTCGTGGTTCCGTGGTCATTTTTGTGAATCCGGATGTGTATGAATATCTCCAGAGTGAAGCACTGAACGATATCAAACAGATTGAAGGTGATATTGGCCAGACCGTCAGTTTCAAACCACTGGAAGAACTGCATCAGGAACAGTTTGAACTCTATGAATATTAA
- a CDS encoding type II toxin-antitoxin system PemK/MazF family toxin: MPSMTTYNFGDVLLIPFPFTDQTATKKRPAVVISSSLYQQSKPDVIVMAVTSQVRSAQLVGEFLIEDWKEAGLIKPSVGKPVITTLEQSMVLQQLGTLQSQDLQSLRKCLKTILG, from the coding sequence ATGCCGAGTATGACCACTTATAATTTTGGGGATGTGCTACTGATTCCCTTTCCTTTCACCGATCAAACCGCGACGAAAAAGAGACCTGCCGTGGTGATTAGTTCCTCACTTTATCAGCAAAGTAAACCGGATGTGATTGTCATGGCTGTCACGAGTCAGGTCCGTTCTGCTCAATTGGTGGGAGAGTTTCTGATTGAGGATTGGAAAGAGGCTGGATTGATCAAACCTTCCGTCGGTAAACCCGTGATTACTACCCTGGAACAATCCATGGTACTTCAACAACTGGGAACTCTCCAAAGCCAGGATTTACAGTCACTGCGAAAGTGTCTGAAGACGATTCTGGGCTAA
- a CDS encoding toxin-antitoxin system, antitoxin component, Xre family protein, producing the protein MESLTMHLIEKIQSLPRSRLQEVEDFIDFISQREADRQLMNDAMRTSEASFAKVWDNSEDAEYDHL; encoded by the coding sequence ATGGAATCTCTAACAATGCACTTAATTGAAAAGATTCAATCGCTTCCACGTTCAAGACTTCAGGAGGTGGAAGATTTTATTGATTTCATCAGTCAACGGGAAGCGGACCGCCAATTGATGAACGACGCCATGCGGACGTCTGAAGCGTCCTTCGCCAAGGTCTGGGACAACTCCGAGGATGCCGAGTATGACCACTTATAA
- a CDS encoding inosine monophosphate cyclohydrolase, with product MLEKQAVHNLETHLRANPYPGRGIIIGRNDLREWMMVYWIMGRSANSRNRQFVYENNILKTTPADPAKVSDPSLIIYNAFRVLGSQYIVTNGSHTDVIHDGLKQGKTFEDSLQGEKHEPDAPNFTPRISGLLDLGTEPRASLSILTANPFKADTANHAFYRYPHIEPGYGYLVTTYQGDGSPLPSFSGTPLLVPLRGNLSEIAQTYWNALNSENRISLAVIKAVPDHAPEMVLLNQYS from the coding sequence ATGCTGGAAAAACAGGCCGTCCATAATCTTGAAACCCACCTCCGTGCCAATCCCTATCCGGGGAGAGGAATCATTATTGGCAGGAACGATCTCCGGGAATGGATGATGGTGTACTGGATCATGGGACGCAGTGCCAACAGTCGCAACCGGCAGTTTGTGTATGAAAACAACATCCTCAAAACAACTCCGGCAGATCCCGCCAAAGTGAGTGATCCCTCATTGATCATCTACAATGCGTTCAGGGTTCTCGGCAGTCAGTATATTGTGACCAATGGCAGTCATACCGATGTGATTCATGACGGACTCAAACAGGGAAAAACCTTTGAGGACAGTCTGCAAGGAGAAAAACATGAACCGGACGCTCCCAATTTCACGCCCAGGATTTCAGGTTTGCTTGATTTGGGAACAGAGCCCCGCGCAAGTTTGTCCATCCTCACCGCCAACCCCTTCAAGGCTGACACAGCCAACCACGCGTTTTATCGTTATCCGCACATTGAACCCGGTTATGGCTATCTGGTAACAACCTATCAGGGCGATGGTTCCCCCCTTCCCTCTTTTTCAGGCACACCGTTGCTGGTTCCCTTGCGTGGTAATTTGTCAGAAATTGCCCAAACCTATTGGAACGCTCTCAATTCAGAAAACAGGATTTCTCTTGCGGTGATCAAAGCCGTGCCCGATCATGCTCCCGAAATGGTCCTGCTGAATCAATATTCGTGA